The genomic window TCGTGAAAGAAGTTCAACAGACTTGCTTCGGTTGCGTGAAAAGAGTGAATCATCAACAATAAACACCTTCACTCTGTTGTTTGATGTAAGCTTTTTTATACGTCCAGTAAGATCTTGACATAAGGAAAGTAAAAAAGTTCGCCAAGCATAAGTAGATGAATTTAGAAAACGGTAGATCGTATCTTTTTTAGGTAAGTCCACGGCTTTCTTACTTTGAAGTGCTTGAAACCAATTTTTATATTGGAAAACAAGCAAAAAAATAAGACGGAAAATAGATAAGCATGAATAACCAAATCCCTTAGTAATTCTCGCTTTTCTCAAATGTTTGCCTATATTTAATTCAGAAAATCTTCGTTCAAGTTCTTTTGGTAGTTGTGCAAAAGTATCTTTTTTCGTTATCATAATGGTGACACCTTCTTTGGTATTTGGTTTGATCACCATAATTTTACCAAAAGATAGGTGTCTTTTTCTTTTAAAAAAATAAAATCAATAAAAAACAAGAGAAATAATGAAAGACGATATAAAACAGTCATATCAAGAGTTGCAATAAGATATTACTCTGCGAAAGTTGAGTAAATAAAATTTCTCCCTTCTCTCTTTAATAATTGACACATTTTTTTAGAAAATATACGAGGCTGAAGGGTCTGACTCTCTCCGACAAAAATGAATAAAACCTTTCTGTATATTGTATTTGTCTAAGGAGCCAGCCCATTATGAGTTTGCCTCAATTGCATGATTTTTGAAAAATTTTTAAGACCGCTTTTGTTTTCGGCGCGATGAAGAGGCTTGCCGTTCACCAGTTTCTGTAGTTGTTGTTCCTTGTCCCTCAACATGCGATGAACTAAGTCCTGTCTTGGACGGGTCTTGTTTACGTTTAGACACTGTTAACACCTCCACGTTTACTTTTTGCAAAGTGCCGGGCGATTTATACAGCTTTATGAAAGAATATTTTGAGAAAAGTTAGAGATGATATTTTATGTGAGGAGGTGTTTTTTGTGGCGAAAATTGGAGTTGAACAATCTTTAACCAACATTTCCGAAGCCCTTCGGCAAAGAGGACACGATGTAGTTGAATTAAAGCAGGAGTCGGATGCAAAGGACTGCTCTTGCTGCGTCGTTTCCGGCCTGGATTCAAATGTGATGGGCATGCAGGATACATCTACAAATGCCTCTGTGATCGATGCGAATGGGCTGTCTGCTGATGAAGTTTGCCAGCAAGTTGAAGAAAAGCTTCGTTAACCATCATCAAGGCTAAAGAGATCTTTTCTTTAGTCTTTTTGCTTTTTAATAAATCTTAGTGCTGAATGATGGCAAATTTTTCGTTATAATACGTATGAACCTTGTTTT from Bacillus methanolicus includes these protein-coding regions:
- a CDS encoding YuzL family protein; the encoded protein is MSKRKQDPSKTGLSSSHVEGQGTTTTETGERQASSSRRKQKRS
- a CDS encoding YkuS family protein, which produces MAKIGVEQSLTNISEALRQRGHDVVELKQESDAKDCSCCVVSGLDSNVMGMQDTSTNASVIDANGLSADEVCQQVEEKLR